The following are encoded together in the Rhodothermaceae bacterium genome:
- a CDS encoding TolC family protein, producing MCKHAETPLKPANMRFAIAFILLSASVTNAQSQDATTPLRITLGEAIEIALINNYALQASRLAEEDARLGIKAAFGTAFPTIEGASSYTRNIKEANPFAGSSAGDFFSGFAFIDWLGFNETARTDGLDVTNPITFAEFADRQRRGLDAAGILPTAPSDNPFSVANQYLNSITITQKILDAPNWNRMLHPDGYRTALEQISKAAERQEQIVIGQVREAFYGALLATQEARVAAQSVSRTQASRNETAQRVSNGILPKIERLSMDVELANQKSGLVQAQTRASNSLDQLKYLLGLDLGQELILNGSLEIHEMSPYLSISTTDALAHATLQRPDLEEARMSHRLALNEVRANKMSRFPTLNAFANFNYSGRVPDNRTFTVTSPTNPFSFSQGSNTYFSKAYWQSSVNVGLNLQWTLFDGLQRRRTVQRAEVAARQAGIGLEQLTAATKMEIEVALRNLDAAYHQIDSQEANVANAELNYEYTLARSNEGVANTLQVRAASSQLDTSRLNYLRAVHGFLVAQSNLEVALGIPIEKQTDIQLASANK from the coding sequence ATGTGCAAACACGCCGAAACTCCTCTTAAGCCAGCTAATATGCGTTTTGCTATTGCCTTCATTCTACTGTCTGCCTCTGTCACGAATGCTCAGTCTCAAGATGCAACGACCCCCTTGCGAATCACACTGGGGGAAGCGATCGAGATTGCTTTGATTAATAACTACGCGCTCCAAGCTAGCCGCTTGGCCGAAGAGGATGCCAGGCTGGGTATCAAAGCAGCGTTCGGTACCGCCTTCCCGACCATTGAAGGAGCAAGTTCCTATACACGAAATATCAAAGAGGCCAACCCCTTTGCAGGAAGTTCAGCAGGAGACTTTTTTTCGGGGTTTGCCTTTATCGACTGGCTTGGCTTCAACGAAACCGCACGAACCGATGGACTTGATGTGACCAATCCAATTACTTTTGCCGAGTTTGCTGATCGTCAGCGGCGTGGACTGGATGCTGCGGGCATTCTCCCTACCGCACCCAGCGACAATCCGTTTTCGGTAGCCAATCAATATTTGAACTCCATCACCATCACACAAAAAATCCTGGACGCACCTAATTGGAACAGGATGCTTCATCCAGACGGATACCGGACTGCGCTTGAGCAAATATCCAAAGCCGCCGAGCGGCAGGAGCAGATTGTAATTGGGCAGGTCCGTGAAGCATTTTATGGAGCACTCCTTGCCACGCAGGAAGCCCGTGTTGCAGCACAAAGCGTGTCGCGAACACAGGCGTCCCGCAATGAGACTGCCCAACGAGTGAGCAATGGAATTCTGCCTAAGATTGAACGCTTATCCATGGATGTTGAACTGGCGAATCAGAAATCAGGATTGGTTCAGGCACAGACCCGAGCATCCAACAGTCTAGACCAACTGAAGTATTTGCTCGGACTGGATTTAGGGCAGGAACTGATTCTGAATGGAAGCTTGGAGATTCATGAAATGTCTCCATATCTCTCCATATCGACTACAGATGCACTTGCACACGCGACCCTTCAGCGGCCGGACCTTGAGGAAGCACGGATGTCCCACCGGCTCGCTCTAAATGAAGTACGGGCAAATAAAATGTCCCGGTTTCCCACATTGAACGCTTTTGCAAATTTCAACTACTCCGGCAGGGTGCCAGATAATCGAACATTTACAGTAACAAGCCCGACAAACCCGTTTTCCTTTTCCCAGGGGAGCAATACTTACTTTAGCAAAGCCTATTGGCAATCCTCTGTGAATGTCGGGTTGAACCTTCAGTGGACCCTCTTTGATGGACTTCAGCGTCGACGTACCGTACAGCGGGCCGAAGTTGCTGCCCGCCAAGCTGGAATAGGCCTTGAGCAGTTAACTGCTGCCACCAAAATGGAAATTGAGGTCGCGCTGCGCAACCTTGATGCAGCGTATCATCAGATCGATAGCCAGGAAGCAAATGTCGCAAATGCAGAACTGAATTATGAATACACACTTGCCCGCTCAAATGAGGGAGTTGCAAACACGTTGCAGGTGCGAGCCGCATCCTCTCAACTGGATACCAGCAGACTCAACTACCTACGTGCGGTCCACGGCTTTCTCGTTGCCCAAAGCAATCTAGAGGTCGCGCTAGGCATACCGATCGAAAAACAAACAGATATACAATTGGCCTCCGCCAACAAATAG
- a CDS encoding efflux RND transporter periplasmic adaptor subunit, which yields MKIQYILLLGCIFWFACASPQGNSDSSESPALPFETKHVEVLRLSPTAFNEIIELTGTVEAKHDVIVSSKTTGTLEAIAALGQTVRIGQVIANTEDELIRASVAQAEAQVNNAEAGLRIAEDSYTRQQPLFADSIISPLEFARLETTLEQARSALAQAEAVYEQVARQLDYTSIQAPIYGKVEARYVEPGEQVVPGTQVLRLVDARNVRIAAGVPERYAGDIEVGTLVEIRLPTAGISPRTGRVIFAGSVIDPASRSFEVNVEVENTDERLKPEMIAELAIVRLTIEDALVIPGNAVTRTENGLSIFVVENHDGNHVALSREVSLGAEYANQVVITSGLSANEQVVVRGQSTLANQDLVSIDQSFSGLDEYGVPIIIEDSSDSTPTPEIEL from the coding sequence ATGAAAATTCAATACATCCTACTGCTCGGCTGCATCTTTTGGTTTGCGTGTGCAAGCCCACAAGGCAATTCCGACAGTAGCGAATCCCCCGCCTTGCCCTTCGAAACCAAGCACGTTGAGGTTTTGCGGCTGTCCCCAACCGCATTCAATGAAATCATTGAGCTAACAGGCACGGTTGAAGCAAAACATGATGTAATTGTCTCGTCTAAAACTACCGGCACGCTTGAAGCTATCGCGGCGCTAGGACAAACGGTCCGTATAGGGCAAGTAATCGCCAACACAGAAGATGAACTGATTCGTGCCAGTGTGGCACAGGCGGAGGCACAGGTCAATAACGCAGAAGCTGGCCTGAGAATAGCCGAGGACAGCTACACTAGGCAGCAGCCCCTGTTTGCAGATTCTATCATCAGCCCTCTGGAATTTGCCCGTCTGGAAACTACACTGGAGCAGGCGAGATCTGCACTAGCACAGGCCGAAGCTGTCTACGAACAAGTCGCACGACAACTGGACTATACCTCCATTCAAGCACCGATCTATGGAAAAGTAGAGGCCCGTTATGTTGAACCCGGTGAGCAGGTCGTTCCCGGCACACAAGTACTTCGCCTAGTCGATGCACGCAATGTTCGGATTGCAGCGGGCGTTCCAGAGCGCTATGCCGGAGACATTGAAGTGGGTACGCTGGTAGAAATCCGTCTTCCGACGGCCGGAATTTCCCCCCGCACTGGACGCGTCATCTTTGCGGGAAGTGTCATTGATCCAGCTAGTCGGTCATTTGAAGTCAATGTTGAGGTTGAAAATACAGATGAACGACTCAAGCCTGAAATGATCGCAGAACTGGCCATCGTGCGATTGACTATCGAAGATGCACTTGTGATTCCCGGTAATGCAGTGACTCGAACTGAAAACGGCCTCTCGATTTTTGTCGTGGAAAACCACGATGGGAATCACGTTGCCCTATCACGAGAGGTCTCTCTGGGTGCAGAGTATGCAAACCAGGTGGTCATCACCAGCGGCTTGTCTGCAAATGAGCAGGTCGTCGTTCGTGGACAATCCACTCTTGCAAATCAGGATCTGGTCTCTATTGACCAATCATTCTCTGGATTAGACGAATACGGGGTTCCCATCATCATTGAGGACTCCTCGGACTCAACCCCCACCCCTGAGATCGAATTGTAA
- a CDS encoding UDP-N-acetylmuramate:L-alanyl-gamma-D-glutamyl-meso-diaminopimelate ligase translates to MRALADFADANLRIFDRPPPKPDTKDIYLIGICGTGMGALAGLLGEAGYAVRGSDSGVYPPMSTFLQNQGIPVYDGYSDKNLTPLPDLVIPGNACVPTHPEATLAREQSIPQLSLPEALHHFFLKDRRNLVVAGTHGKTTTTGMLVHLLRTAGRDPGFLIGGVLQDLEQSFSIGTAPQFVIEGDEYDSAYFDKNPKFLHYAPQVAIVTSMEFDHADIYASWEEYQEAFEAFTKLIPPDGLLVLSGDTTVKLNTSAAPVLTYGLDPHHDVSGQVTHTSDKGIEFNLHYLGQDLGQMLLPMSGSYNLRNALAASAVALHEGLTAVEIANGLSSFPGVKRRQEILGEPAGILVVDDFAHHPTAVRATIQAAAERWPNRRLLAVFEPRSNSSRRKIFEAPYGEAFQGAARAYLCAPPFRHNDVREHFMDIQTVLKRIRSMGTQAQSFESASSLLEALLEDACSDDVILIMSNGSFSGLHQDLLIALSAHNR, encoded by the coding sequence ATGAGAGCTCTGGCGGATTTTGCCGATGCAAATCTGCGAATATTTGACAGACCACCCCCGAAACCCGATACAAAGGATATCTATCTGATCGGGATTTGCGGTACAGGGATGGGAGCACTGGCAGGCCTCCTGGGGGAGGCAGGATACGCGGTACGTGGATCTGACAGTGGGGTCTATCCCCCGATGAGCACGTTCCTGCAGAACCAGGGGATCCCCGTCTACGATGGATATTCAGATAAGAACCTGACTCCCCTGCCCGACTTGGTCATCCCTGGCAATGCCTGTGTACCGACCCATCCCGAAGCAACCCTGGCCAGAGAACAATCCATCCCACAATTGTCGCTTCCTGAAGCACTCCACCACTTTTTCCTAAAAGACCGCCGAAACCTGGTCGTTGCTGGAACGCACGGAAAAACAACAACAACTGGAATGCTGGTACATTTGCTACGAACTGCTGGGCGGGATCCAGGTTTTTTGATCGGAGGCGTGCTACAGGATCTTGAGCAAAGCTTCTCCATCGGAACCGCTCCCCAATTCGTGATTGAAGGAGATGAATACGACAGCGCCTATTTTGATAAGAATCCTAAATTCTTGCACTATGCACCGCAGGTTGCAATTGTGACCTCCATGGAATTTGATCATGCGGATATCTATGCATCATGGGAAGAGTATCAGGAAGCATTTGAAGCTTTCACGAAATTGATTCCTCCCGATGGCCTACTGGTCCTCTCCGGTGACACTACCGTGAAGTTGAACACCAGTGCGGCTCCTGTACTGACCTATGGACTGGACCCGCATCATGATGTCTCTGGACAGGTGACCCACACCTCCGATAAGGGAATCGAATTCAACCTGCACTATCTCGGACAGGATCTAGGACAAATGCTGCTGCCCATGAGTGGAAGTTATAATCTTCGCAATGCACTTGCAGCTAGTGCCGTTGCCCTGCATGAAGGATTAACTGCAGTTGAAATCGCAAATGGACTCTCCTCTTTCCCTGGTGTAAAACGACGACAGGAAATCCTGGGCGAACCTGCCGGTATCCTGGTCGTTGACGATTTTGCACATCATCCGACTGCAGTGCGTGCAACCATTCAAGCGGCAGCAGAGCGCTGGCCCAACCGGCGATTACTCGCCGTGTTCGAACCACGCTCCAACTCCAGCCGCCGAAAAATATTTGAAGCTCCGTATGGAGAAGCGTTCCAGGGAGCAGCGAGAGCCTACTTGTGTGCTCCACCATTTCGTCATAATGATGTACGGGAGCACTTCATGGATATTCAGACGGTCCTGAAACGGATTCGATCAATGGGTACGCAGGCCCAATCCTTTGAGTCTGCCTCTTCTTTACTTGAGGCGCTTCTCGAAGATGCATGTTCTGACGATGTGATCTTGATCATGAGCAATGGAAGCTTTAGTGGGTTGCATCAGGATTTACTGATTGCTCTATCTGCACACAACCGGTAA